One window of the Mycobacterium sp. SVM_VP21 genome contains the following:
- a CDS encoding SDR family oxidoreductase has translation MASYRVEKLGAQGSRGSGGRDDAQMTDGLAEGRGRLLGKSAVITGAAFGIGRATAVLFAREGARLVVTDIQGEPLLALAEELRHAGAQVETVVGDVSVQNDAQRMIGAAVDRFGRLDVLVANAGIIPLGDAQEVTATDWDNVMAIDGRGMFLTCKFAIEAMLPTGGGAIVCLSSISGLAGQKRQAAYGPAKFIASGLTKHLAVEWADRGIRVNAVAPGTIRTERVKRFPEEPGGSAYLAAVERMHPMGRIGEPAEVASAIVFLASDDASFITGAVLPVDGGYLAQ, from the coding sequence GTGGCCAGCTATCGCGTTGAAAAGCTCGGCGCACAAGGAAGTAGGGGCAGTGGTGGCCGGGATGATGCGCAGATGACGGACGGCTTAGCCGAAGGACGAGGACGCCTCCTGGGAAAGTCGGCGGTGATCACCGGGGCAGCCTTTGGCATCGGTCGGGCCACCGCCGTGCTCTTCGCACGCGAAGGTGCGCGTCTGGTGGTGACTGATATTCAAGGCGAGCCGCTGCTGGCGCTCGCCGAGGAACTGCGGCACGCCGGGGCGCAGGTTGAGACTGTCGTCGGCGACGTCTCGGTCCAGAATGACGCGCAGCGAATGATCGGCGCGGCAGTCGACCGCTTCGGACGACTCGATGTGCTGGTCGCCAACGCCGGCATCATCCCGCTCGGCGATGCGCAAGAGGTAACCGCCACCGACTGGGACAACGTGATGGCTATCGATGGCCGCGGCATGTTCCTCACGTGCAAATTCGCAATCGAGGCAATGCTGCCGACCGGCGGCGGCGCGATCGTGTGCCTCTCGTCGATCTCGGGACTGGCCGGGCAGAAGCGGCAGGCGGCCTACGGGCCCGCTAAGTTCATCGCTAGCGGTTTGACCAAGCACTTAGCGGTCGAATGGGCCGACCGGGGAATCAGAGTCAACGCCGTTGCCCCTGGGACGATTCGCACCGAACGGGTCAAGCGGTTCCCGGAGGAGCCGGGTGGCTCAGCGTATTTGGCGGCAGTCGAACGCATGCACCCGATGGGCCGTATCGGCGAACCCGCCGAAGTTGCCAGTGCCATCGTCTTCCTGGCTTCCGACGACGCCTCCTTCATCACCGGCGCCGTGTTGCCCGTCGACGGGGGATACCTCGCCCAATAG
- a CDS encoding DMT family transporter, whose product MTGAVLALLSAAGFGVSDFAGGLAARRVPALRVVLVSYPVALVLLGTLAIAVGGPIPLGAIGWGLASGVALGLGGWWFYAALGAGPISVVSPISAVLTAGVPVVVGLIQGERPGPVADGGILLALLAVALVSRQATDEDIRPHRFTRKVAWLTVGAGVTFGLDFVFIHEAPDDSGLWPLAFARVAAALLVFTAATGARELHVPTGPPLKLALVAGLSDTAANVAMLLALRGSDLSLASVLISLFPAVTVVLAIVVLRERVHRGQVLGMVLAAVAVAMITAR is encoded by the coding sequence GTGACCGGCGCCGTCCTGGCGCTGTTATCAGCGGCCGGATTCGGGGTCAGCGACTTCGCTGGGGGCCTCGCCGCGCGCCGCGTACCCGCACTGCGGGTGGTGTTGGTCTCCTACCCGGTGGCGCTGGTGTTGCTGGGCACGCTGGCCATCGCGGTGGGCGGGCCGATTCCCCTGGGCGCGATCGGCTGGGGCCTGGCCTCCGGTGTCGCGTTGGGACTGGGCGGCTGGTGGTTCTACGCCGCCCTGGGTGCCGGGCCCATCTCGGTGGTGTCGCCGATTTCGGCGGTACTGACCGCCGGGGTTCCGGTGGTGGTCGGCTTGATCCAGGGGGAGCGGCCCGGGCCGGTGGCCGACGGCGGGATCCTGCTGGCTCTGTTGGCGGTGGCCCTGGTGAGCCGGCAGGCCACCGACGAAGACATCCGGCCGCACCGCTTCACCCGTAAGGTGGCCTGGCTGACGGTGGGAGCTGGCGTGACGTTCGGGCTGGACTTCGTGTTCATCCACGAGGCGCCCGACGACTCCGGGCTGTGGCCGCTGGCATTCGCGCGGGTGGCCGCCGCGCTGCTGGTGTTCACCGCGGCGACCGGGGCGCGTGAATTGCACGTGCCCACCGGCCCGCCGTTGAAGCTGGCGCTGGTGGCGGGGCTGTCGGACACCGCAGCCAATGTCGCGATGCTGCTTGCGCTGCGCGGATCGGACCTGTCGTTGGCCAGCGTGCTGATCTCGCTGTTTCCCGCGGTGACGGTGGTGCTGGCCATTGTGGTGCTGCGCGAGCGGGTGCACCGCGGGCAGGTGCTCGGCATGGTGCTGGCCGCGGTGGCGGTGGCGATGATCACCGCGCGGTGA
- the smpB gene encoding SsrA-binding protein SmpB has protein sequence MAKKSADKGSKKKSDKQIVASNRKARHNYSILDVYETGVALVGTEVKSLRAGQASLVDAFATVDDGEVWLRNMHIPEYHHGTWTNHEPRRTRKLLLHRRQIDMLIGKIRDGNLTLVPLSVYFTEGKVKVELALARGKQAHDKRQDLAKRDAQREVTRALGRRAKGM, from the coding sequence ATGGCTAAGAAATCGGCGGACAAGGGCAGCAAGAAGAAGTCTGACAAACAGATCGTTGCGTCGAATCGCAAAGCGCGCCACAACTACTCGATTCTCGACGTGTACGAGACGGGCGTGGCGCTGGTAGGCACCGAGGTGAAGAGCCTGCGGGCCGGGCAGGCCTCACTGGTCGATGCGTTCGCCACCGTCGACGACGGCGAAGTGTGGCTGCGCAACATGCACATTCCCGAGTACCACCACGGGACCTGGACCAATCACGAGCCGCGCCGCACCCGCAAGCTGCTGTTGCATCGACGCCAGATCGACATGCTGATCGGCAAGATCCGCGACGGCAACCTCACCCTGGTGCCGTTGTCGGTGTATTTCACCGAAGGCAAGGTGAAGGTCGAATTGGCGCTGGCGCGCGGTAAGCAGGCCCACGACAAGCGGCAGGACCTCGCCAAGCGCGACGCGCAACGGGAAGTCACTCGGGCGCTGGGCCGGCGCGCCAAGGGCATGTGA
- the ftsX gene encoding permease-like cell division protein FtsX gives MRFGFLFNEVLTGLRRNVTMTVAMILTTAISIGLFGGGLLVVRLADQSRSIYLDRVESQVFLNPDIAADDPNCEGQACKALREQIETRNDVKSVRYLNSDDAYADAIRKFPEFKDVASKDSFPASFIVKLENPEQSKDFDAAMRSQPGVLSVLNQKKLIDRLFAVLDGLSSAAFAVALVQAVGAVLLIANMVQVAAYTRRTEVSIMRLVGASRWYTQLPFLVEAVLAATVGVIIAIIGLLVVRALFLDNALSQFYQAHLIARIDYADILYISPILLLLGAAMAGATAYVTLRLYVRR, from the coding sequence GTGCGCTTTGGATTCCTGTTCAACGAGGTCCTGACCGGGCTGCGTCGCAACGTCACCATGACGGTGGCGATGATCCTCACCACGGCCATCTCGATCGGGCTGTTCGGCGGTGGTCTGCTGGTGGTGCGCCTGGCCGACCAGTCCCGCAGCATCTACCTGGACCGGGTGGAGTCGCAGGTGTTCTTGAACCCTGACATCGCTGCCGATGACCCGAACTGCGAGGGCCAGGCGTGTAAGGCGCTGCGCGAACAGATCGAGACCCGCAATGACGTGAAGTCGGTGCGCTACCTCAACTCCGATGACGCGTACGCCGACGCCATCCGCAAGTTCCCCGAGTTCAAGGACGTGGCGAGCAAGGACTCCTTCCCGGCGTCGTTCATCGTCAAGCTGGAGAATCCGGAGCAGAGCAAGGACTTTGACGCCGCGATGCGGAGCCAGCCGGGTGTGCTCAGCGTGCTCAACCAGAAGAAGTTGATCGACCGCTTGTTCGCCGTGCTCGACGGCCTGAGCAGTGCCGCGTTCGCGGTCGCCCTGGTGCAGGCGGTCGGGGCGGTGCTGTTGATCGCCAACATGGTTCAGGTCGCCGCTTACACGCGGCGCACTGAGGTCTCGATCATGCGTCTGGTGGGCGCCAGTCGCTGGTATACCCAGCTGCCGTTCCTGGTGGAGGCGGTGCTGGCCGCGACGGTGGGCGTGATCATTGCAATCATCGGGCTTCTCGTGGTGCGGGCGCTGTTCCTCGACAACGCGCTCAGCCAGTTCTATCAAGCGCATCTGATCGCGCGGATCGACTATGCCGACATCCTCTACATTTCGCCGATCCTGCTGCTGCTGGGTGCGGCGATGGCCGGAGCGACCGCATACGTGACGCTTCGGTTGTATGTGCGGCGGTAG
- the ftsE gene encoding cell division ATP-binding protein FtsE has translation MITLDHVTKQYKSSARPALDNVNVKIDKGEFVFLIGPSGSGKSTFMRLLLAEETPTSGDIQVSKFHVNKLAGRHIPSLRQVLGCVFQDFRLLQQKTVFENVAFALEVIGKKPEMINRVVPEVLEMVGLSGKANRLPGELSGGEQQRVAIARAFVNRPLVLLADEPTGNLDPETSEDIMDLLERINRTGTTVLMATHDHHIVDSMRQRVVELSLGRLVRDEQRGVYGMDR, from the coding sequence ATGATCACGCTCGACCATGTCACCAAGCAGTACAAATCGTCGGCCCGTCCGGCGCTCGACAATGTCAATGTCAAGATCGACAAGGGCGAGTTCGTGTTCCTGATCGGCCCGTCCGGCTCCGGCAAGTCGACGTTCATGCGGCTGCTGCTGGCCGAGGAGACACCCACCTCGGGTGACATTCAGGTGTCGAAGTTTCACGTCAACAAACTGGCCGGCCGCCACATCCCCAGCCTGCGACAGGTCCTCGGATGCGTATTCCAGGACTTTCGGTTGTTGCAGCAGAAGACCGTGTTCGAGAACGTCGCGTTCGCCCTCGAGGTCATCGGCAAGAAGCCGGAGATGATCAACCGGGTTGTCCCCGAGGTCCTGGAGATGGTCGGGTTGTCCGGCAAAGCGAACCGGCTGCCGGGCGAGCTGTCCGGCGGTGAGCAACAGCGGGTGGCTATCGCCCGGGCTTTCGTCAACCGGCCCCTGGTGCTGCTGGCCGACGAGCCGACCGGAAACCTCGACCCGGAAACAAGTGAGGACATCATGGATCTGCTGGAGCGGATCAACCGCACCGGAACCACGGTGCTGATGGCGACCCACGACCACCACATCGTCGACTCGATGCGCCAGCGCGTCGTCGAACTATCACTGGGACGGCTGGTGCGCGACGAACAGCGCGGCGTCTACGGAATGGACCGCTGA
- a CDS encoding mechanosensitive ion channel family protein, translating into MVLAFSPGQRWHDLWRGQIGEWVITKGLRIVLLLIGAALASRFITWAARRVTRRLERGFAASDALVRSEASKHRQAVASVISWVSVVLLCVMVAVQITSILDIPVGSLVGPAAVLGGAIGFGAQKLVQDLLSGFFIITEKQYGFGDLVQLSMAGAPTEALGTVEEVTLRVTKLRTPNGEVYNVPNGNIVRSLNLSKDWARAVVDIPVPTSADLTRVNEVLHQVCENAREADAPLRDLLLDQPSIMGVESIELGVVNLRMVARTLPGKQFEVGRRLRIQVVRALASAGVVTAGDVKPVETL; encoded by the coding sequence ATGGTCTTGGCCTTCTCCCCGGGACAGCGCTGGCATGACTTGTGGCGCGGTCAGATCGGCGAGTGGGTCATCACCAAGGGCTTGCGGATCGTCCTGCTGCTGATCGGGGCGGCGCTGGCATCGCGGTTCATCACCTGGGCGGCACGGCGCGTCACCCGGCGGCTGGAGCGCGGTTTTGCGGCCAGCGACGCCCTGGTGCGTTCCGAAGCCTCCAAGCACCGTCAGGCCGTCGCCTCGGTGATCTCCTGGGTGTCGGTGGTGCTGCTGTGTGTGATGGTCGCCGTCCAAATCACCAGCATCCTCGACATTCCGGTCGGCTCCCTGGTGGGGCCGGCCGCGGTGCTGGGTGGCGCGATCGGTTTCGGCGCCCAAAAGCTGGTGCAGGACCTGCTGAGCGGGTTCTTCATCATCACCGAAAAGCAGTACGGCTTCGGGGATCTGGTGCAGCTGTCCATGGCGGGCGCGCCGACCGAGGCGCTCGGGACCGTCGAGGAGGTCACGCTGCGGGTGACGAAGCTGCGCACCCCCAACGGCGAGGTCTACAACGTGCCGAACGGCAACATCGTCCGGTCGTTGAACCTGTCCAAGGACTGGGCACGTGCCGTCGTCGACATCCCGGTGCCCACCAGCGCCGACCTGACCCGGGTCAACGAAGTGCTGCACCAGGTGTGTGAGAACGCCCGTGAGGCCGACGCCCCGCTGCGGGACCTGCTGCTGGACCAGCCGTCGATCATGGGGGTGGAGAGCATCGAGCTCGGTGTCGTCAACCTGCGGATGGTGGCCCGGACCCTGCCCGGGAAGCAGTTCGAGGTGGGACGCCGGCTGCGCATCCAGGTGGTGCGGGCACTGGCGTCGGCCGGTGTGGTGACCGCCGGTGACGTGAAGCCGGTGGAGACGCTGTGA
- the prfB gene encoding peptide chain release factor 2, translating into MEPDRQPDIDALDTTLTTVERVVDVDGLRSRIDKLEHEASDPNLWDDQTRAQRVTSELSHAQGELRRIEELRRRLDDLPVLYEMAAEEEGAAAADALAEADAELASLRNDVETMEVRTLLSGEYDEREALVTIRSGAGGVDAADWAEMLMRMYIRWAEQHKYGVEVFDTSYAEEAGIKSATFAVHAPFAYGTLSVEQGTHRLVRISPFDNQGRRQTSFAEVEVLPVVETTDHIDIPEGDVRVDVYRSSGPGGQSVNTTDSAVRLTHIPTGIVVTCQNEKSQLQNKVSAMRVLQAKLMERKRSEERAEMDALKGDGGSSWGNQMRSYVLHPYQMVKDLRTEYEVGNPAAVLDGDIDGFLEAGIRWRNRPEGD; encoded by the coding sequence GTGGAACCAGACCGCCAGCCCGACATCGACGCCCTCGACACCACCTTGACCACGGTGGAGCGGGTGGTTGACGTCGACGGACTGCGCAGCCGTATCGACAAACTCGAGCACGAGGCGTCCGACCCGAACCTGTGGGACGACCAGACCCGCGCCCAACGCGTGACCAGCGAGCTCTCGCACGCTCAGGGCGAGTTGCGCCGCATAGAGGAACTGCGTCGCCGCCTCGATGACCTGCCGGTGCTCTACGAGATGGCGGCCGAGGAAGAAGGCGCGGCCGCCGCCGACGCTTTGGCCGAAGCCGACGCCGAGCTCGCCTCGCTACGCAACGACGTCGAGACCATGGAAGTCCGCACCCTGCTCTCGGGTGAGTACGACGAGCGTGAAGCACTGGTGACGATTCGCTCCGGTGCCGGCGGCGTGGACGCCGCGGACTGGGCCGAGATGCTGATGCGGATGTACATCCGCTGGGCCGAGCAGCACAAGTACGGCGTCGAGGTGTTCGACACCTCCTACGCCGAAGAGGCCGGGATCAAGAGCGCCACCTTCGCGGTGCACGCGCCCTTCGCCTACGGCACCCTCTCGGTGGAGCAAGGCACCCACCGCCTGGTGCGGATCAGCCCGTTCGACAACCAGGGACGCCGGCAGACGTCGTTCGCCGAGGTCGAGGTGCTGCCGGTGGTGGAGACCACCGACCACATCGACATCCCCGAAGGCGATGTCCGGGTCGACGTGTACCGCTCCAGCGGGCCGGGCGGACAGTCGGTGAACACCACCGACTCGGCGGTGCGGCTCACCCACATTCCCACCGGGATCGTCGTCACCTGCCAGAACGAAAAGTCGCAGCTGCAGAACAAGGTTTCGGCGATGCGGGTGCTGCAGGCCAAGCTGATGGAACGCAAGCGGTCCGAGGAGCGAGCCGAGATGGACGCGCTCAAGGGCGATGGCGGCAGCTCGTGGGGCAACCAGATGCGCTCCTACGTGCTGCACCCGTACCAGATGGTCAAGGACCTGCGCACCGAGTACGAAGTCGGCAACCCGGCCGCGGTGCTCGATGGTGACATCGACGGATTCCTCGAGGCTGGAATCCGGTGGCGCAACAGGCCCGAAGGCGACTGA
- a CDS encoding DUF4396 domain-containing protein → MRDMNCPEHGGMAGMVDMAGPPEWVTATGWVVTGIGVLVALVILADIYLGRYRQPIPAMEAVWPITAIYAGPLALWAYYRWGRRSTSRWQQQHGEDPQLGPAATVALQTIPGGAASFIGHGIAVPIVMGTGMTIAGRAVWPMILLIAVFALPLLIAFEYHALRLADATVSAAARLRKAVRISVPAILAFDAGMGAIMLLVAFVLHYDHASMAFWLLMWVGMLLGFLTAYPIVWRMLATESDR, encoded by the coding sequence ATGAGAGACATGAACTGCCCCGAACACGGCGGCATGGCGGGCATGGTCGACATGGCGGGGCCGCCGGAATGGGTGACGGCGACGGGCTGGGTTGTCACCGGCATCGGAGTGCTGGTTGCGCTAGTCATCCTTGCCGACATCTACCTGGGCCGGTATCGGCAGCCGATACCGGCGATGGAAGCCGTGTGGCCCATCACCGCGATCTATGCGGGTCCGCTGGCCCTGTGGGCCTACTACCGGTGGGGACGACGATCCACCTCACGATGGCAACAGCAGCACGGAGAAGATCCGCAATTGGGGCCAGCGGCCACGGTGGCGCTGCAAACCATCCCGGGCGGTGCGGCATCCTTCATCGGTCATGGGATAGCGGTACCGATCGTCATGGGCACCGGCATGACGATCGCGGGCCGGGCCGTGTGGCCGATGATCCTGCTGATCGCGGTCTTCGCGCTGCCGTTGCTGATCGCCTTCGAATACCACGCGTTGCGACTGGCTGATGCCACGGTGTCGGCGGCCGCCCGGTTACGGAAGGCGGTCAGGATCTCGGTGCCGGCGATTCTCGCGTTCGACGCGGGCATGGGCGCCATCATGCTGCTGGTGGCCTTCGTATTGCACTACGACCACGCGTCGATGGCGTTCTGGTTGCTCATGTGGGTGGGAATGCTGTTGGGCTTCCTCACCGCGTATCCGATCGTCTGGCGGATGCTCGCCACCGAGTCGGACCGGTAA
- a CDS encoding FAD-binding oxidoreductase — MTGLTTALVLARSGWRVAVASDRFGSDTVSTVAGALWEWPPSVCGRHHDQAVLTRSTDWAVRSYRHFAQLAANPHTGVSLRPAVFYFTRPIEEIPDEFDKMIQIEQRIPGFVHDAALIGAHGVNPDAGVVDAYSYLAPTIDTDRYLAWLTDAVVKAGASIVRHRVRGSLADQEDRLRARYDAQVVINCAGLGGGELGDDTTMDPHRGALLRVINDGSTMPQITAAHAVAHDAGTDDQDMIFIVPRGLDRLLLGGLVEPGQYDTGLTWEGYPPLREMLRRCTEFLPALHRARLDPVDPLRVGLRPFRRDGVRLEAQSGTHVLHNYGHGGAGVSLSWGCAEDIAEQAALVVAGEGVA; from the coding sequence GTGACCGGACTGACAACAGCTCTCGTGCTTGCCCGAAGCGGCTGGCGGGTCGCCGTGGCATCCGACCGATTCGGTTCGGACACGGTGTCGACCGTGGCGGGAGCCCTGTGGGAGTGGCCCCCATCGGTCTGTGGTCGCCACCACGATCAAGCGGTGTTGACCCGATCGACAGACTGGGCGGTGCGCTCTTACCGCCACTTCGCTCAACTGGCCGCCAATCCGCATACCGGTGTGAGCCTGCGGCCGGCGGTGTTCTACTTCACCCGGCCTATCGAAGAGATTCCAGACGAATTCGACAAGATGATCCAGATCGAGCAGCGGATTCCCGGATTCGTGCACGACGCAGCGCTCATCGGCGCACACGGCGTCAACCCGGACGCCGGCGTCGTTGACGCCTATTCCTACCTGGCGCCGACGATCGATACCGATCGGTACTTGGCATGGCTCACCGATGCGGTGGTGAAGGCCGGCGCATCGATCGTCCGTCACCGTGTTCGCGGATCGCTGGCTGATCAGGAGGATCGGCTGCGCGCCCGCTACGATGCGCAAGTCGTGATCAACTGCGCCGGCCTGGGCGGTGGTGAACTCGGCGACGACACCACGATGGACCCCCATCGTGGTGCCTTGTTGCGAGTGATCAATGACGGCTCCACCATGCCGCAGATCACGGCGGCGCACGCGGTGGCCCACGACGCCGGAACCGACGACCAGGACATGATCTTCATCGTCCCGCGGGGTCTGGACCGACTGTTGTTGGGTGGACTGGTCGAGCCCGGACAGTACGACACCGGCCTGACGTGGGAGGGCTATCCGCCGCTCCGAGAGATGCTGCGCCGCTGCACCGAGTTCCTGCCGGCGCTGCACCGAGCGCGGCTGGATCCGGTCGACCCGCTGCGGGTCGGCCTGCGGCCGTTCCGCAGAGACGGTGTCCGATTGGAAGCCCAATCCGGCACCCACGTTCTGCACAACTATGGCCACGGCGGTGCCGGTGTCAGCCTGTCCTGGGGGTGTGCCGAAGACATCGCAGAGCAAGCCGCACTGGTTGTCGCCGGGGAGGGCGTGGCATGA
- the hisN gene encoding histidinol-phosphatase — translation MAQINDNLHDDLTLAQGLADRADEITLARFGALDLRVDTKPDLTPVTDADQAVETALREVLVAERADDQILGEEFGGTATFTGRQWIIDPIDGTKNFVRGVPVWATLIALLEDGVPILGVVSAPALHRRWWATRGQGAFGSVAGAPARQLSVSSVAEVGSSSLTFAGLNYWGPRGLREQFLGLTEAVWRARSYGDFWAYCLVAEGAVDAAIEPAVSVWDLAAVDILVREAGGVFTDLSGNPGPHGNCAVAANPALHQQVLAALTPA, via the coding sequence ATGGCGCAGATCAACGACAACCTCCACGACGACCTCACCCTGGCCCAGGGCCTGGCCGACCGGGCGGACGAAATCACCTTGGCGCGGTTCGGTGCACTCGACCTGCGAGTCGACACCAAGCCCGACCTGACCCCGGTGACCGACGCCGACCAGGCGGTCGAAACCGCCCTGCGCGAGGTACTGGTTGCCGAGCGTGCCGACGACCAGATCCTCGGCGAGGAATTCGGTGGCACCGCCACTTTCACTGGACGCCAATGGATCATCGACCCGATCGACGGCACGAAGAACTTCGTGCGCGGGGTGCCGGTGTGGGCCACCTTGATCGCGTTGCTTGAGGACGGCGTGCCGATCCTTGGGGTGGTCAGCGCCCCGGCGTTGCACCGGCGCTGGTGGGCGACGCGCGGCCAGGGGGCGTTCGGGTCCGTCGCCGGCGCGCCGGCCCGACAGCTGTCAGTGTCCTCGGTGGCCGAGGTGGGCTCGTCCAGCCTGACGTTTGCCGGGCTGAACTACTGGGGGCCGCGCGGCCTGCGGGAGCAGTTCCTCGGGCTGACCGAGGCGGTGTGGCGGGCACGCTCCTACGGCGACTTCTGGGCGTACTGCTTGGTCGCCGAGGGCGCTGTGGACGCCGCTATCGAGCCGGCGGTGTCGGTCTGGGATCTGGCCGCCGTCGACATCCTGGTGCGCGAAGCGGGCGGGGTGTTCACCGACCTGTCCGGTAACCCGGGCCCGCACGGCAACTGCGCCGTAGCCGCCAACCCCGCCCTGCACCAGCAGGTGCTGGCAGCGTTGACCCCGGCGTAG
- a CDS encoding acyl-CoA dehydrogenase family protein — protein MTDIAPATNGSKVRLNSRASGVGSVPHKRSPIAAALSFVTPLVSQDFLDRYGLRQPLNRGLNYGVKTVFSVAGASTRQFKKVQGLGKAPTRLSAPAAMGGKGADYFDLTPDDDQQMIIDTVEEFAAELLRPAAHDADEALDYPRELLGKAAELGITAINIPEDFDGIAAHRSAVTKVLVAEALGYGDMGLALPILAPGGVASALTHWGSADQQATYLPEFAGEKVPQACVAIVEPQPLFDPTNLKTTAVRTPSGYRLDGVKSLVVAAADAELFIVAAQLNGKPALFIVESSTPGLTVKADPSMGLRAAALGQLELNQVSVPLSARLGEEAATDSDYSQAIALSRLGWAALAVGTSHAVLDHVMPYIKEREAFGEPIANRQSVAFMCANIAIELDGLRLLTWRGASRCEQGLPFIREAALAKRIATDKGMQIGLDGVQLLGGHGYTKEHPVERWYRDLRALGVAEGVLVI, from the coding sequence ATGACTGATATCGCCCCCGCCACCAACGGCTCAAAGGTTCGGCTCAATAGCCGCGCCAGCGGCGTCGGGTCGGTTCCACACAAGCGCAGCCCGATCGCGGCCGCACTGTCGTTCGTCACGCCACTGGTCAGCCAGGACTTTCTGGACCGCTACGGTTTGCGGCAACCGCTCAACCGAGGCCTCAACTACGGCGTCAAGACGGTGTTCTCCGTCGCCGGAGCCTCCACCCGCCAGTTCAAGAAGGTCCAGGGCCTGGGCAAGGCCCCGACGCGGCTCAGCGCCCCCGCCGCCATGGGCGGCAAAGGCGCTGACTACTTCGACCTGACCCCCGATGATGACCAGCAGATGATCATCGACACGGTCGAGGAGTTCGCGGCCGAGCTGCTGCGTCCGGCCGCCCACGACGCCGATGAAGCCCTCGACTACCCGCGCGAGCTGCTCGGCAAGGCCGCCGAGCTGGGCATCACGGCGATCAACATTCCGGAGGACTTCGACGGGATCGCCGCACACCGTTCCGCGGTCACCAAGGTGCTGGTCGCCGAGGCGCTGGGCTATGGCGACATGGGCCTGGCGCTGCCAATCCTGGCCCCCGGCGGGGTGGCTTCGGCGTTGACCCACTGGGGCAGCGCCGACCAACAGGCCACCTACCTACCCGAATTCGCCGGCGAGAAGGTTCCGCAGGCCTGTGTCGCGATCGTCGAGCCGCAGCCGTTGTTCGACCCGACCAACCTCAAGACCACGGCGGTGCGCACGCCCAGCGGCTACCGGCTCGACGGCGTGAAGTCGTTGGTGGTGGCCGCCGCCGACGCCGAGCTGTTCATCGTGGCCGCCCAGCTCAATGGCAAGCCCGCGCTGTTCATCGTGGAGTCCTCGACGCCGGGCCTGACGGTGAAGGCCGACCCCAGCATGGGTCTGCGCGCCGCCGCCCTGGGCCAGCTCGAGCTGAACCAGGTGTCGGTGCCGCTGAGCGCCCGCCTCGGCGAGGAAGCCGCGACCGATTCCGACTACTCGCAGGCCATCGCGTTGTCCCGGCTGGGCTGGGCCGCCCTGGCGGTCGGCACCAGCCACGCGGTGCTCGACCACGTGATGCCCTACATCAAAGAGCGCGAGGCGTTCGGAGAGCCGATCGCCAACCGCCAGTCGGTGGCGTTCATGTGCGCCAACATCGCCATCGAGCTCGACGGCCTGCGGCTGCTGACCTGGCGCGGTGCCTCGCGCTGCGAGCAGGGTCTGCCCTTCATCCGGGAGGCCGCGTTGGCCAAGCGGATCGCAACCGACAAGGGCATGCAGATCGGTCTGGACGGGGTACAGCTGCTCGGCGGCCACGGCTACACCAAGGAACACCCGGTCGAGCGCTGGTACCGCGATCTGCGGGCACTCGGCGTCGCCGAGGGCGTCCTGGTCATCTGA